ATCAAAACTGTGAACCCGGAAATATGCCTATCATCCTAGATACTGGACTATTGCAGTTTTATTAACACCCCCACTTCGTAAACACACGAAAATCCCATGTCAGACATTAATAACAAATGTAGTAAACGTTTTAACATTTTCCCGGTTTATAAAATTTCAGAAGAATTCTTGTTTGCATTTCGCTCAAGTATAGTTTTGGACATAGTGGCCTAAAACAGCAAACATGCTATATGAACTAAGTATGCTTATTTCTAGTCAAAAAGTGTATTGGTTATTCAAGGACGGTAGTATTAATTGTTTGGAAAAGTCTGTGACTTGTGTGTAAGCTTTGAtcacaaaattaaacaatttatatttCAATCACTTTACTAGAAGTCCTGTTTACCAGTCAAATAGCTTGCAGTCAGACACCCGGCCAATCATTTATTTATCAGACATTCAAGCGGCAGTTATTCACGTTTTTTCCAGTTCGCCACCTATCTTATCAATCTAGTAATAATTACCAAGAAATGGACTACTTATataattgttaatttttaaaaatcaaactgaAACAACATCAAATTGAATTATCCTGCAAAAAATGACTACAACAACAGTAACTGTTTAAAActctaatttattaattaatggtTTGGCATATATTTGTCATGGCTGGATTACTGTAATACAGATAATGAAAATTTTTGCAAATCAACTTCCCCGTCTACGGCAGAAAgtgttttatgatagttaaatCGCCGACAATTCAAAAAACCCCGGTTACGGTGGCTTATATTTATGTCATGCGTCCTGTGTTCAATCTTGAAAACGTCTCATACTGATTCCAGCCACGACGATGATGTTCAAGAGATAAGACCTGAAATCAGAAAACAAAAGCACAAGAAACGGGCAGGGTGGGAGGGTATTTAAAGAAATTCTTggtaaatgtttgaattaaagTAAGAAACTGCTTTGTACCTCTCTCTCTGAGAATCAATGTGGAAAAGAACGAAGGTGCGAGAATCACCCGCTTATATAGGAGCTATACTTAGCaggtcacgtgaccataaatgATGTCATTTTTGCCTGATAAAGCGTTTAACCTTTAGACGGTTAAGCGGAATATTATCCTGCAAAAATGACTACAACAACAGTAACTGTTTAAAActctaatttattaattaatggtTTGGCATATATTTGTCATGGCTGGATTACTGTAATACAAGATAATGAAAATTTTTGCAAATCAACTTCCCCGTCTACGGCAGAAAgtgttttatgatagttaaatCGCCAAAAGGTGAGATGAAATCGAGCCTTCCGCCAAAGCGGACTATCATGAAACAATTAATCAGTAATCCAGCTATGACAAGTAAGGGAAAACAGCCTGACCTGCGAACAAAAACGAACAGACAGCACCAGATAGAATGCTTACCATAACATTATATCCTAAATTTGACAGATGGCAATCGTCTGCTGAGAAGTATGTAGATTCACAAGTTATATCTGGGTATTTAATATATGCACCTCCacactttatgaaatattttcctaAACAACTGTTAATTCTGGTACACATTCTTTTAGCAATTAAATTGTCGTATATATATCTCCAAGTTCGACGTGGAAGTATTTGTGACCAAACAATCTTTGTGTTTCGTAATGCGTTTTTAATATAAtcttgtaaaaaatgtttgaggCTCCAAGTCAATTCTAAAGTAGAAATTAATCCTAAATCATTCCCACCACAGTGGATAATCAACATTACCGGTGGAGCATGAAAATTGAGAAGGTATTCTATTGTCTCTCTTAATTCGGAAATCTTCATACCGCTAATGTATTCCCAAATTATTCTGTATCCTAAACTATCGAGTCCTAAATTTGGACCCTCAGGCCGAAATAGGGATTGCTGGTGTGCCCCTCTGACGAGCGAGTCACCCACTATCCAGATCTCGGGATATCTCactgaaaagtaacttttatgttaaaaatagtgcacatgtataaaatggtATCCATAAATTATATTCATTAGGATGCAGCGCCAAAACACATAGTACTTATAACAAGAATGGACGAGATATCGTTTGTAATCAATGAACTGAAGATATTGTTTCGGGGTATTTTAATCTGTCAACAGTATTAAAATAGTGTCTTTAATCTAATGGACATAAGAAACTGAAAGCCAAATATTTGTTGCCGGCATTCACATTACAGCATATGGCAACTAAATCATACATTATAATTTGAAAGACAATATTGAAACTATAAAGGAAAATTCCTGTCTCCACTGAATGCTGTATAGgtctagaaatttaattttgtagaGAGAGCTTGAGAGCCAAAAGTTGTTGCCGGCCTTCACATTACAGCATACGACAACTTAAAAAAATtagttttgaaaaagaattacaacaaaaaacaaactttgttttgCATATATCATAAACTGTCTTTCGCCTCCTTAATTCTTAATTCAGCAGTTCAAATATAACTTTCAAAAGCTTGGACATTCACAAGCAGTTAAACTAAAATAAGGCATATCTTATAACTGATGTCCAGTATAATCTTTATTCAAATTACAAATCAACTAACTCAAACTCTGTTTATCGGATATACGATTTATACGCGT
The sequence above is a segment of the Mercenaria mercenaria strain notata chromosome 3, MADL_Memer_1, whole genome shotgun sequence genome. Coding sequences within it:
- the LOC128556072 gene encoding uncharacterized protein LOC128556072, with translation MPAKRKNTSLSHQVAQKRKGNTQGGGDVQPVNLEDAGTRGVTGGVVQPVNQEGAGTSGLSGVQAAIPLPSQNHQVRYPEIWIVGDSLVRGAHQQSLFRPEGPNLGLDSLGYRIIWEYISGMKISELRETIEYLLNFHAPPVMLIIHCGGNDLGLISTLELTWSLKHFLQDYIKNALRNTKIVWSQILPRRTWRYIYDNLIAKRMCTRINSCLGKYFIKCGGAYIKYPDITCESTYFSADDCHLSNLGYNVMVSILSGAVCSFLFAGQAVFPYLS